The proteins below come from a single Eucalyptus grandis isolate ANBG69807.140 chromosome 3, ASM1654582v1, whole genome shotgun sequence genomic window:
- the LOC104438261 gene encoding protein NRT1/ PTR FAMILY 1.2, producing the protein MEIASDKANEAKQVTSKKGGLKTMPFIIANEILEKVAGYGLLPNMIFYLIRKYHFNAASGANVLFLWSATSNFTPVLGAFISDSFLGRFRTIGFTSVISLLGMILLWLTALLRDARPPPCDPRSKPCEFPTSAQLLFLYSSFSIMSIGAGGIRSCSIAFGADQIDNPDNPRNGRILRTFFNWYYASVGVSIMIAVTVIVVIQNSYGWVIGFGVPAGLMFISVVSFFLGSSLYVKVKADKSLFTGLAQTAVAAWKKRHLELPSTDHDAIYYHRKGSKVTTPSAQLRFLNKACLFNNPEKDLDSDGLAIDPWRLCTVKQVEVLKALIRVLPIWSTGIVIGVTISQNSFPALQANTLDRRILFGISIPAASFGVFGLLTLTLWIGIYDRIIVPLASRLTNRPHGLTFKERMGIGLLISSVAMFVSAAVEHKRRTEAIREGFAENPNGVLKMSAKWIVPQHCLIGLAEAFNAIGQINFYYSKFPKSMASIAVALLTLGMAVGNLVASLIVTILDHLSKSSRDGTWLSTNVNKGHYDYYYWILGGLSVINFFYYLACAWAYEGGEERKVWDEDELEDDQKSHRGSPMIIRA; encoded by the exons ATGGAGATTGCTTCAGACAAAGCCAATGAAGCCAAACAGGTCACGAGCAAAAAGGGTGGACTCAAGACCATGCCCTTCATCATAG CAAATGAGATATTGGAGAAGGTTGCTGGGTACGGGCTGCTTCCAAATATGATCTTTTACTTGATTAGAAAATATCACTTCAATGCTGCTTCGGGTGCAAATGTCCTCTTTTTGTGGTCGGCCACATCGAACTTCACGCCCGTCCTAGGCGCTTTTATTTCCGACTCTTTCTTGGGTCGGTTCCGCACCATCGGGTTCACATCGGTCATCAGCCTTCTT GGCATGATCCTGTTGTGGTTGACGGCCCTTCTCCGAGATGCCAGGCCTCCGCCATGCGACCCAAGGAGCAAACCATGCGAATTCCCAACTTCGGCGCAGCTCCTGTTTCTGTATTCCTCCTTTTCCATCATGTCTATCGGGGCGGGTGGAATCAGGTCATGCTCAATCGCGTTCGGTGCGGATCAGATCGACAATCCCGATAACCCCAGGAACGGGCGAATCTTGCGGACGTTCTTCAACTGGTACTACGCGTCAGTTGGGGTTTCGATCATGATC GCGGTGACTGTCATAGTCGTCATCCAGAATTCGTACGGTTGGGTGATCGGGTTCGGGGTCCCGGCAGGGCTAATGTTTATCTCAGTTGTGAGCTTCTTCTTGGGCTCTTCACTCTATGTCAAAGTCAAGGCAGACAAGAGCCTGTTCACTGGCCTTGCTCAGACCGCCGTAGCTGCCTGGAAAAAGAGGCACTTGGAGTTGCCCAGCACAGACCATGATGCAATCTATTACCATCGCAAGGGCTCGAAAGTAACTACACCAAGCGCGCAACTGAG GTTCCTAAACAAGGCTTGCCTTTTCAACAACCCTGAGAAGGACCTGGACTCTGATGGATTGGCCATTGATCCGTGGAGACTCTGCACAGTCAAGCAAGTTGAGGTGCTCAAAGCCCTGATCAGAGTCCTTCCCATTTGGTCCACCGGCATTGTGATCGGCGTCACCATAAGCCAGAACTCGTTCCCGGCCCTCCAAGCGAATACCCTGGACCGACGCATCCTCTTCGGCATCAGTATCCCCGCAGCCTCCTTCGGCGTTTTCGGCCTCCTGACCCTCACATTATGGATCGGGATCTACGACAGGATCATCGTCCCCCTAGCCTCGAGGTTGACTAACCGGCCCCATGGGCTTACCTTCAAGGAGCGGATGGGGATCGGGCTCCTCATCTCCAGTGTGGCCATGTTCGTGTCGGCTGCAGTGGAGCACAAGCGGCGAACCGAAGCGATCCGAGAAGGGTTCGCCGAGAACCCGAATGGAGTCCTGAAGATGTCGGCGAAGTGGATCGTCCCGCAGCATTGCTTGATTGGGCTAGCGGAGGCATTCAACGCAATTGGGCAAATCAACTTCTACTACTCCAAATTTCCCAAGAGCATGGCAAGCATTGCGGTGGCGCTTCTTACCCTGGGAATGGCAGTGGGCAACTTGGTGGCGAGTCTGATCGTGACCATCCTGGACCACCTGAGCAAGAGCAGCAGGGACGGGACGTGGCTCTCCACGAACGTGAACAAGGGTCACTACGACTACTACTACTGGATCTTGGGGGGTTTGAGCGTGATCAATTTCTTCTACTACCTCGCCTGCGCTTGGGCTTATGAGGGTGGTGAGGAGCGAAAGGTTTGGGATGAGGAtgaattggaggatgatcaaAAGAGTCATCGAGGGTCTCCAATGATAATTCGTGCTTGA
- the LOC104440338 gene encoding protein NRT1/ PTR FAMILY 1.2, whose translation MEIALDRANEAKQVTRKKGGLKAIPFIIANEILEKVAAVGLQPNMILYLINKYQFNAASGANVLFLWSAISSFMPALGAFLSDSYLGRFRVIGFGSVISLLGMTLLWLTALLRNARPPPCDPRSKPCDSSTSAQLLLLFSSFALLSIGAGGIRSCALAFGADQIDNPNNPKNRRILQTFFNWYYASVGVSIMIAVTVIVGIQDSHGWVIGFGVPAGLMFISVVSFFLGSSLYVKVKADKSLFAGLAQTAVAAWKKRHLELPNVSLGAIYYHHKGSKVTAPSEKLRFLNKACLINNPEKDLDSDGLAIDPWRLCTIKQVEVLKALIRVLPIWSTGIMISATISQGAFPVLQASTMDRRFLFGITIPPGSFIIFGLLTLMIWVGIYDRILVPLVSRLTDRPCGLTFKERMGIGLFISCVSMFMSAAVERRRRAEAIRAGFAEDPHGVLKMSAMWLVPQHCLAGLAEAFNVIGQLEFYYSKLPKSMGSIAVALVALGVAVGNLAASLILSVLDRLSRSGRDGTWISTNVNKGHYDYYYWILAVLNVINFFYYLVCAWAYEGGEERQVWDEDEPEDDA comes from the exons ATGGAGATTGCATTAGACAGAGCCAACGAAGCCAAACAGGTCACGCGCAAAAAGGGTGGACTCAAGGCCATTCCCTTCATCATAG CAAATGAGATATTGGAGAAAGTTGCTGCGGTCGGGCTACAGCCAAATATGATCCTGTATTTGATTAATAAGTATCAGTTCAATGCCGCTTCAGGTGCGAATGTCCTCTTCTTGTGGTCGGCCATATCAAGCTTCATGCCCGCTCTAGGCGCTTTTCTTTCCGACTCTTACTTGGGTCGGTTCCGCGTCATCGGGTTCGGATCAGTCATCAGCCTTCTT GGCATGACCCTGTTGTGGTTGACAGCCCTTCTCCGAAATGCCAGGCCTCCGCCGTGCGACCCAAGGAGCAAACCGTGCGATTCCTCAACTTCCGCGCAGCTCCtgcttctgttttcttctttcgcCCTTTTGTCAATCGGGGCGGGCGGAATCAGATCCTGCGCACTCGCGTTCGGAGCAGATCAGATTGACAATCCCAATAACCCCAAGAACAGGCGGATCTTGCAGACGTTCTTCAACTGGTACTACGCGTCGGTTGGGGTTTCGATCATGATCGCGGTGACTGTCATAGTCGGCATCCAGGATTCGCACGGTTGGGTGATCGGGTTTGGGGTCCCAGCAGGGCTAATGTTTATCTCAGTTGTGAGCTTCTTCTTGGGCTCTTCACTCTATGTCAAAGTGAAGGCAGACAAGAGCCTCTTCGCTGGCCTGGCTCAGACCGCAGTAGCTGCCTGGAAAAAGAGGCACTTGGAGTTGCCCAACGTGAGCCTTGGTGCAATCTATTACCATCACAAGGGCTCCAAAGTTACTGCACCAAGCGAGAAACTGAG GTTCCTAAACAAGGCTTGCCTCATAAACAACCCTGAGAAGGACCTGGACTCCGATGGATTGGCCATTGATCCGTGGAGACTCTGCACAATCAAGCAAGTCGAGGTGCTCAAAGCCCTGATCCGAGTCCTTCCCATATGGTCCACCGGCATCATGATCTCCGCGACCATAAGCCAGGGCGCATTCCCGGTCCTCCAGGCAAGCACCATGGACCGACGCTTCCTCTTCGGCATCACAATCCCGCCAGGTTCCTTCATCATCTTCGGCCTCCTGACCCTCATGATATGGGTCGGGATCTACGACAGGATCCTCGTCCCTCTAGTCTCGAGGCTGACCGACCGGCCCTGCGGGCTCACCTTCAAGGAAAGGATGGGGATCGGGCTCTTCATCTCCTGCGTGAGCATGTTCATGTCGGCTGCCGTGGAGCGCAGGCGGCGAGCTGAGGCGATCCGGGCAGGGTTCGCCGAGGACCCACATGGGGTCCTGAAGATGTCAGCGATGTGGCTTGTCCCGCAGCATTGCTTGGCCGGGCTGGCGGAGGCATTCAACGTGATCGGGCAACTCGAGTTCTACTACTCCAAGCTTCCCAAGAGCATGGGAAGCATCGCGGTGGCTCTTGTCGCCCTGGGAGTGGCGGTGGGCAACCTTGCGGCGAGCCTGATCCTGAGCGTATTGGACCGCCTGAGCAGGAGCGGCAGGGACGGGACATGGATCTCCACGAACGTGAACAAGGGTCACTACGACTACTACTACTGGATCCTGGCGGTCTTGAACGTGATCAATTTCTTCTACTACCTGGTATGCGCCTGGGCTTACGAGGGTGGCGAGGAGCGACAGGTTTGGGACGAGGATGAACCGGAGGATGATGCTTGA